The window GCTCATAGTCGGATTCAGAGTCTTCTCTACTTCTCTGATGTTTCTTGCTCTTGTCTTTATAAGTTGCAGATGCTCTTGCAAAACAAGTAGTATAACCAGGAATTCCAAGTTGCTGCAACCTTGCACTGTTCTGCATACATTGTCTTAGGCGCTCCTCTTCATACGGATGAAGCGGCGGTCCTATGGTGATATAAAACATGATCAGATTAAGAACCTATTAGGAAGGTGTAGTACGAAGAGATTAAAAATGTTAGGACACATGCTTGAATTGACAATTTAACCAATACTACAACATTGAGGATAAATAAATCTGGATACGAGCTTGAATGGTCAATTTAATCACTACAACAGATGCGTGAATGTCCAATTTAACCAGTACTACAGTATTGAAGATTAATAAATAAATGTGGATAGATTTTAAAGATTACCCAAATTAGCAAGGGTCGAAGCTTGAATGGACAAAACCACAACTATATCATGGTGCATGAATAGCTAAGCCCTGAAAAGAAACGCTCTATTGAGGATGGAGAAATAAAGAACTGCTGGACTTGGGTACCCATAACTGTCCTAAACCACGCCAATTCATTGTACCCTAACTGCTAGACTTGAATATAAGGCACCCAAAATTCGGCCCTGAGTTCTcgtgtagctaaacaaaattcGGCCCTGAGTTCTCGTGTAGCTActtcaaagaaaagaaaattgtaGGGAAGGCACCCAAGCACAAGGCCACGCCACCACACAGGAAGACATGTTCACGCCACTCAATCAGAAGACAAAGATGTGAAATAGCACATAGCTTGTGGATTCTTGGATCCACCCTTCGTGAGCATGGCAGAGGAGAAGTTGTTGCCGGCGTggttcgcggcggcggaggaggaaccGAGCATAGCGGAGAAGGATCCGGGCTTGGCGGAGGAGAAGTCTTGGCCGACGTGGTCCACAGCGGTGGTGGAGCAGACGTGGCTGGCGTGCCCGGATGGCGGAGGAAGAGTCgtggccgccgctgcggcggaGGAGACCTGGCTGCTGCGAGACGTGGCTGccgcggcgccggaggaggagtcgtGGCTGCCGCGCCTGGATGACGGAGGCAGGGTCATAGCCGCCGTAGCGAGATGGGGGACGAGAAGTGGAGGCCGCGGTGGCGAGTTGGCGGCGGAGGCTTCGCGGTCGCTGCGGCTGGTGGCGGAGGCTTCACGGCCGCCGCGgctggaggcggaggaggacatgggggcgcggcggctgtGGAGTAGGAGGAGATGCGGATGAGATTTGAGGCCAGCCGCCTAGGGTTTCTGGGGTATTTGAGGAGGATGCGGATGAGATGTGTGTATTTTTACCAAGCTACCGCTTCATACAGCAAGCTGAGGGTATTGTCGTAATTTGGCTGTTAGTTTTTTTGGGTTGCCGCACGGAGGACTCAAAGGAGTGGGCGGGAGGAGGGAAAACTGAACTCAGCCCACGCGCCAATGAATCCCTTGTGAATTGAACTATATTTCatctaaattaaaaaaaatataagacACCATTTAAAGTAATTTTCAAACCAAAAACTATCACGAGTATTTCATTTTTTTCCCACGTATAAATAAGGAGCCCAGTCATGAACttgtaatttaaaaaaataaccaaATTTGATCTTTTGTATCATGTAAGTGGgcttttttgtgtttttttatcTCAATTTGAACTATGGGTGCttgcaaaaatatttgaaaaaatgaataaaaaatatatttaacctGCTATGTCGCATTTTAAACCATGTTCAGGAGACAGGTGAAAAATTCTATTGCCTTCTAGGGATAATTCAAACTTCTTGCTCCAAAGGACCACACATAACAATTATCTTATGTAAATGTAataaaaaatggtaaaaattggttttgcagcataTTTTAGGTTCATcagtttgccaaaaaaaattaagTGATTTGGATAAAGAGGTAGTATACTTTGCTCATAAATGGATGCATCTCTCATATGGTTTCATACAACTCAActcaaactttgagatttgaGTAGCACATAACATTTTCGAACTTGTATGAACTTCATATTTGGATATGACCTCATGTTAAGCATAACATTGTACAATATGAAGTCACATTACCAATTCTTATGTACAAATATATGTTGTTATTGTACTCGAATATGGGAGAAATGCAgtcatataaatttgatttataaattcacaatgaacgcatcAGAAAATAATATTAAATGAAAGATCGTAATTTTACAAAAAGATAGAAAAAAGAATCGGCAAATTTGAAGTTAATATGACTATGAAATACAAGTTTGAAGTTTATATTTCGGatttaaaaaagaaaatctGAAGTATACAGCAACCTCGTCGCGCCATGTGTCCCTGTTCTTCGTGCGACCATCTAGGTGCTGCCACGTGCTAGTGGGTGGCACGTTAATTACGGTCTATATATAAAGAAAAACATGTGTCAGAAAAGCACACGTACGCTTGGATACCAGTGGTTAAGACATTACATGCTTGAACCTGAGGTTGGCGGTTCGATTCCGGCTTCCCACTATTTTTTTGGTGGGCTTCGACTTTGATTTTTTTAAGTGGGCAAACAATGCAATAAAATTGTGGCCCTGGAGAATCGAACTGCGGGCACCAGCAGACATAAGTTAGGTTCCAACCATTGGGCTACACGGGCAGAATCATTTTTTCGCGTTCATATTGTTTATAAGAATAGTACTCCACGGCACTTATAAGGATTCTCCCCCCATTCCAATCGATTCCCTCTCCCCATTCTCAATCCGGTGAGCGGCGATGCGGCCGAGGGCAACACCCACCAGCGACGGAGCGGCAGTGCAACATGCGGCAGAGGGGGAGGGCAGCGGCGCCGGGGCGGGTGGCCACCGGCGGCAGCGCGGGTGGGCAGCATGCCGCAGAgggcgatggccggcggcggcaggaagaTCTACAGGCGCGATGCTACGGGCCGGTTATGCCGGCCCGTAGACCTGGCGAGGACCAcgagtccccccccccccccccccccccccaactcgATCCGGCGAGCAGCGGAGCGTCACCCCTCCTCGCTCGATGGTGTGCAGGAAGCGGTCGGAGCATGCCCGGCTGCAACCCAGAGACAAGGATGGCAAGTTCTGCAGCACTTCCCCCTCCTTGGGCGGAAGGGTGAAGCGCTCCGCTTGGGCTAAAGCGCGCCGCGCTTCCCCCTCCTCTGGCGGCGTGGGGAGGACGGGCGGTCGGAAGAGTGAGAGCGACGGCAACTCCGACGCGATCGCGATTCCAGTTGTCGTCCTCGATGACTCGAACTCCGGCGATGACGGTGACTCGGCGTCCGGCGATGACCGCGACTCAGATTTGGTACGACTCAGTTGACCTGACCATTTTGGATGAATTGAATTGAATTTTATTCCAATTATCAAGCTCATGCAGTGGTTAGAATAAACCAGATGAACAAACCTGACCATTGGGCTACCTGTGCACATTCACAAAACGAATTTTGGATGAATTGAATAGAATTTTGTTCCAATTATCAAGCTCATACAGTGGTTAGAACAAACCAGATGAACAAACCTGACCATTGGGCTACCTGGCTGCAACttatatatacttttctactACAATTTGACTTTTTAGCAAGAAAATGTGAATTTTTGTGCTTACACTATGAGGAAGGAATTACATCTGGTGCAGATGGAAGCTCAGGCTGTGAGGAAGGAGTTCGAGTTCAAAAAAGAGGCTAAACAGAAGTACAATTTAGCCATTCAACAACGTGATGAAGCACTGGCCCAGCGCGATGAAGCCAGGATGCAATGCGGTGTACTTGAATTTGATGTGGAATTCCTGCGTACTCGTCTTCGTATGTCAGGTTATAGAATTCAGGAACTACAAGAGAAGCAAGGAAAAAAGTAGATGCTGTTGGTCGATGCACTTGTGCATCCTTTTAGTTTGTAAATAGGTTTACCTATATGTGGTATGGTCATTTTGCCTTGCAATCGTGTTGGATGTGGTATTGTCCCTTTGCCTTGTAAATGGCAACCTGTGCATGCTAGTCATATAATGAAATGAACTAGCGTATTCTGAAAAAACCTTGAAATCTATCTATGTGGTATTGTCCCTTTGCCTTGTAAATGTGCAGTACTGAAGCCACATCTTTCCATGTTGGAGAATAACAATTACATGCAGATGATCTTTTACCATGCCTATTTTTTTATTCATCAACTGATTATGTATGATTAAAAATTACAGGTGATTACCTCAAGCAGCACGGAAGATAAGGTGAGGCTAACCTCGCACGATTTCAGGTCCAAGCAGAAGAAGAAGGTATCGACAACCCTTGGCAAATCCTCCTCGGCGACCtctaagaagaagaaaaaggaggagGTGATGCCATCCGTgaactccttttttttcttttcttattgGCATTCAGAGACGTGTATCATTTTTATCTTTGCATTTCAACTGTGAGAATATCATATTTGCCTTGTTCCAGTATAGTTTGTCTTATATATGAACTGTCAGACTTAATTCAGAGACTTAATATTATTGGAGGCTAAACTGAATTGATAATTTTAGCAATATATGTGTCAGCCATGAGCACTTTTATCATTTCAACTCTAGGAGTTATGTATGATGAAATTGATAATTTGTCACTAGAATTTGATACACTGCACTGTCCATTTCCATGCAGACATAGTATATATCGTTATTTTTGCTTAGCACTAGCACTGAAATATCTACAACCTGAATTTGACATGTAGGTGACCTCTCAAGGAGAAATTAGGAAAATCTGGAAGTTGCAGAGCAAGATAGATGCAAAAGAAGTGAAGATCAGTGGATTTGTTGATAccctggaaaaagaaaaagcagCAAAGTTGTCACTTGAACGTCAACTTGCAGCAGCACAGAAGAAGGCATCCGAGAAGTGGCGGATTCCAGTCTACTGACCTGTCACCAAAATGGTAGCACCACGAAGGAGCACCAACTGATCCATCACAGAAGAAGGCGttggttttggttttggtttgcaTGAGAAGGGATCTTCTGTGCGATCATGTCCCTGCTAGTCAAGTACTATGTGTCCTGTAGGTGCTCATCTCAAGTAGAATTGTGTCCCTGCTAGTCAACTAGTATTATGTGAGCTGGTGTTGTATGTGCTCATCTCTAGGAGTATTATGTGTCAAGTACTATGTGTTACTTATGCTCTGTGATATAAATGTACTATGATATTATGTTCTGTGATATAAATGTGTTACTTATACAATCAGTCTTGCTATGAACAGAATTATAGAATGAATTATCTCACAATGACATTATAGAATTATCTCACAATTACAGAAATATAAGAATTCCAGTACATCATAAGAGAGTGAACAGAATTGTCTCACAATGACAGAAACATTATAAGAGAGTGAATAGTATTGTCTCACAGAAAACTTGTGAATTCCAATACATGTGTTTCATTATCACAACATTACAAATTCTGCATACAAAAACAAATAGTGCTAAATAATTGGTAGCAGCTACTCATCATCACTGTCAACAACAGTTGTATTCCCTCCTTCATCATTGCTACAATACCGCAAAAGCgtgtcatcttcttcatcttcacCATCACTGTCAACGACAGTTGTAGCTGGACCTCTATGACATTCTTTCACCAACCGAGCAATTTCATCAGCCCCAAAAATAAGGCCTTGTTCATCATCTCTATTCAAAGGCATCTCAGGTGCAATGTTTGTTAGTGGTTCTCGCCTTTGCTCATCCTCACAACTTTCATCCTCTTGATATACAGGAGCATTATATTGTGCAGATTCGGTTTCGCTTACATTGTATAGATGCCTATGGTCGAATGTCTGAACAACTTGCCAATTCTCACCCAGTTTTGTGTCTGGCAAATAGAAGACCTTCCTAACTTGAGTGGCCAATATTAAAGAATCGTCCTTGTACCATAGACTTCCAACATTGATGCTTTTAAAGAAGCCATCATAATTAAGTTCAGTCCTCCTCCCATCCAGTTTAAACCACTCACATTTAAACAAAACTACTGTCCTCTCATCAGAATTATACTCTAACTGAATTATCTCTTTCAAGGTTCCAAAAAAATCAATGAACTGACCATTGTGCATACCTTGTGTCATTACTCCATTGTTTTGTGTTTTCTTATTCTTGTCACGGTCAATAGTGTTAAAGCGCACACCATTCACAATGCACGAGGAGTATTTTCTGACTCTAAAATCAGGGCCGCATGCCAATGAAAAGAGATCATCATCTACCTCTTCTTGATGAGTATCCCGCAACCTCATGATCTGCCACATGCAACACACACAAATCAGAATCTTTATAGAATAAAATGCCTAATAGATGCGAATGTAAACTTACATGGTTCCTGAACCAATTCTGAAAGCCAAGCCGAATCTTTCTTTCAATGTTATGCACCCCTGCAGTCTCTAATTCATCTCTGAATATGCTGcaaaaaaattgccaaaaaaagAAATATGTGAAGTTAGCATCTGTCAACTTCAAAgatgcaaaaaaaagaaagaaggcaAACCTCACAACTTACTTCACATATTTCTCAACTTGACTGCAGTTGTTAAGCACATACCACACCATTTGTTAAAAGGAATCTTCATCGTATACAAGTTCATTTTCAGAAGTAAAATGAACTCCATGCCCAAAAACATCAACACCATAGGCCTCTTCATCAAGAAACCCTTTATTCCTTGGTTCTCGATTAAATCTTGTTTCAACATCATCCATGTACTTAGAGCAAAATGTCAGGCATTCATCAGCAACATATGCCTCGGCAATTGAACCTTATGGCCGAGCCCTATTCCTCACATAGCGCTTCAAAGTGTAAAGCCTCCTTTCAATCGGGTACATCCAACCAAATTGCACAGGACCTCGGAGTAATGCTTCATCAGGTAGATGGACAGCAAGGTGCATCATCACATCAAAGAATGCCGGGGGGGAATTTTCTCAAGCTTCATCAAAATTATAGGGATCTCTTTCTTCATTTCAACCAATACATCCTTGTTAAGCTTTTTGCTGCATAGTTCCCTGAAAAACTTCCCTAACTCCGCTATTGCTTCATAAATATCATTGTCCAAAAGTCCTCTCATAGCAGCTGGTAAGATTCTTAGCAAAAGAATGTGATAATCAAGTGTTTTCAGCCATTGTACCTTGGTTCCCTCAGCATTTACACATCTTGAGATGTTAGAAGCAAATCCATCTGGAAATTTTACCTTCCGTAGACAATCACAAAAGGCCTTCTTATTTTTTGTGGATAAGGTGTACCGAGCATGCGGCATCTCACATGATTCTCCATCATCTCTAAATTGCAGCTCCTTTTTAATTCCTAAATCTTTTAGATCAAGCCTTGCTTTAGTTGTATCCTTTGTCTTCCCAAGTATGTTCAAAATTGTCCCAATGAGGGCCTCACATATGTTTTTCTCAATATGCGTGACATCAAGATTATACCTCAGCTTCAAAAATTTCCAATACGGCAACTTCCATAAACTAACCATTCGGCTCCAAATTCGCACACGACCCGCTTCCATTTCAGAACGCTTCCTCTTCCCAGTTTCTTGTTGCTTCCCAGGTCTAACATCTCTAACTTTCTCCAATTCAGCTAGCAACAATTCTATAGTGAATTTCTCTGGTGGGTCATCGCTTTCATGAAGTCCAGCATACTCATTGTTTCTCCGCAAACGGTGTCCCTTTGGAAGGAATCGAAAGTGCCCAAAATACCCAATCTTGCTCCTTAGCCCGTAGGAAAGAGGGTGCTTGTCACAATGGATACATGCAAAATAGCCCTTTGTGGTAAGCCCTGAAAGAGTACTCAGAGCTGGGTAATCATGGATGCACCAAAGAACTGTAGCACGAAGGCTAAATGGTTTGCAAGTAAGGGCATCATAAGTAGGCACACCTTTCCAAAGATCAAGCAAATATTCTATAAGAGGCTCTAAAAACACATCAAAGTCCTTCCTTGGTGATTTAGGTCCTGGAATAAGCAACGCCATCATGAAGTTTGACTCTTGCATGCATGCCCAGGGTGGAAGGTTGTATGGCACAACCAATACAGGCCACATGCTATTTCTTGAGTTATGTTCTGAAAAAGGATTGAACCCATCAGTAGCTAGTCCAAGTCTAATGTTTCTTGGATCTTTTGCAAAGTCTGGATATACTCGGTCAAAATCTTGCCATGCTTCACCGTTAGCTGGGTGGCTCATTTCCTTCTCACTAGGCTGCCGCTTTAACTTGTGCCACTGTGCTTCTTCTGATGCTTCTTTGGTTGCAAACATCCTTCCTAGCCTAGGTGCCAATGGAAAATGCTGCAACAATTTCTGTGGTATCTTCTTTCTTTCTGGGTCTTTCCATCTTGAGAGATCACAAACAGGGCAATTGTTATGGTTGGCATATTACTTTCTGA is drawn from Panicum virgatum strain AP13 chromosome 1N, P.virgatum_v5, whole genome shotgun sequence and contains these coding sequences:
- the LOC120655778 gene encoding uncharacterized protein LOC120655778 — its product is MRQRGRAAAPGRVATGGSAGGQHAAEGDGRRRQEDLQARCYGPVMPARRPGEDHEKRSEHARLQPRDKDGKFCSTSPSLGGRVKRSAWAKARRASPSSGGVGRTGGRKSESDGNSDAIAIPVVVLDDSNSGDDGDSASGDDRDSDLVITSSSTEDKVRLTSHDFRSKQKKKVSTTLGKSSSATSKKKKKEEVTSQGEIRKIWKLQSKIDAKEVKISGFVDTLEKEKAAKLSLERQLAAAQKKASEKWRIPVY